A single window of Ornithorhynchus anatinus isolate Pmale09 chromosome 3, mOrnAna1.pri.v4, whole genome shotgun sequence DNA harbors:
- the LOC120638283 gene encoding interferon alpha-12-like, whose amino-acid sequence MEPAHPQAGHKSVGPPVGRPAGMAQRGLLRAWLLLLFWAGASSPHCSGLWHQLPRGLSRALQLLDQVAGRFPLECLGAEENLRFPRKVFGPARPRRPNAMLIAQQICHQVLDVFSRNLPPATWARDSLEAFLRLLDRQAERLGPCGAGRGSPRPAGGKLRKYFRRVQRFLRRGNQSDCAWEIVRAETRRGLQMTELLVARHGTAPSRF is encoded by the coding sequence ATGGAGCCGGCCCACCCACAAGCCGGCCACAAGTCGGTCGGTCCGCCGGTCGGTCGTCCGGCCGGCATGGCTCAGCGAGGGCTCCTGAGAGCCTGGCTCTTGCTGCTCTTCTGGGCCGGGGCCTCTTCCCCTCACTGCTCCGGCCTGTGGCACCAGCTCCCGCGGGGCCTCTCGCGCGCCTTGCAGCTCCTGGACCAGGTGGCCGGCAGGTTCCCCCTCGAGTGCCTCGGGGCCGAGGAGAACTTGCGCTTCCCCCGGAAGGTCTTCGGGCCCgcgcggccccgccggcccaACGCCATGCTTATCGCCCAGCAGATCTGCCACCAGGTCCTCGATGTCTTCAGCCGAAACCTGCCCCCGGCAACCTGGGCCCGGGACAGCCTGGAGGCCTTCCTGCGGCTGCTGGACCGGCAGGCCGAGCGGCTGGGGCCctgcggggcgggccgggggagccccCGACCCGCCGGCGGCAAGCTGAGGAAATACTTCCGCAGAGTCCAGCGTTTCCTGAGGCGTGGCAACCAGAGCGACTGTGCCTGGGAGATTGTCCGGGCGGAGACCCGGAGGGGCCTGCAGATGACCGAACTCCTGGTGGCCCGGCACGGGACCGCCCCCAGCCGTTTCTGA